In Halomarina salina, one DNA window encodes the following:
- a CDS encoding DUF1028 domain-containing protein, translating into MQPRPSTFSIVARDPETDAVGVAVQSKFVGVGAVVPFVAADAGGIATQSFANVAYGPDGLDLLREGHDAETVLDRLTSDDEDAPSRQVGVVGTDGSVAAFTGEECFDYASDRQGDHYTVQGNILENEETLDAMAETFESTEGGLPERLIAALHAGNDAGGDKRGEQSAALYIAKPEGGYDGNNDRWVDVRVDDHAHPIDELERVFKIYDVTLLAREEPDDTRELSGETAREVLETLAAMDLYDEEPGDSFGESERDALEAFRGLNNFENHSVAVLEDALARGWDDAEGDGEDRLVDAIWHGLSRLDRV; encoded by the coding sequence GTCCAGTCGAAGTTCGTCGGCGTCGGCGCAGTCGTCCCGTTCGTCGCCGCCGACGCGGGCGGCATCGCCACACAGAGCTTCGCGAACGTCGCGTACGGACCGGACGGCCTCGACCTCCTGCGCGAGGGCCACGACGCCGAGACGGTCCTCGACCGCCTCACGAGCGACGACGAGGACGCTCCCTCGCGACAGGTCGGCGTCGTCGGGACCGACGGCTCCGTCGCGGCGTTCACGGGCGAGGAGTGCTTCGACTACGCGAGCGACCGGCAGGGCGACCACTACACGGTCCAGGGGAACATCCTGGAGAACGAGGAGACGCTCGACGCGATGGCCGAGACGTTCGAGTCGACCGAGGGCGGCCTCCCGGAGCGGCTCATCGCGGCGCTCCACGCGGGCAACGACGCGGGCGGCGACAAGCGTGGCGAGCAGTCGGCCGCGCTCTACATCGCCAAGCCGGAGGGCGGCTACGACGGGAACAACGACCGCTGGGTCGACGTGCGCGTCGACGACCACGCCCACCCCATCGACGAACTCGAACGCGTGTTCAAGATCTACGACGTGACGCTGCTCGCTCGGGAGGAACCCGACGACACGCGCGAACTGTCGGGGGAGACGGCTCGCGAGGTGCTGGAGACGCTCGCCGCGATGGACCTCTACGACGAGGAGCCTGGCGACTCGTTCGGCGAGTCCGAGCGCGACGCCCTGGAGGCGTTCCGCGGCCTGAACAACTTCGAGAACCACTCCGTCGCCGTGCTGGAGGACGCGCTCGCCCGTGGCTGGGACGACGCCGAGGGCGACGGCGAGGACCGGCTGGTCGACGCCATCTGGCACGGGCTCTCGCGACTCGACCGCGTCTGA
- a CDS encoding amphi-Trp domain-containing protein, giving the protein MEEVLFKSETRLDRAAIADHLRAVADKLESGEPVSLSAGSESVTLDVPARPTFEVKAERETGSGAPELSIEFELEWDEGQEGGEESGEFSVE; this is encoded by the coding sequence ATGGAAGAAGTGCTGTTCAAATCGGAGACGCGCCTCGACCGTGCAGCGATCGCAGACCACCTCCGCGCGGTGGCGGACAAACTCGAGTCCGGCGAGCCGGTCAGCCTCTCGGCTGGGAGCGAGTCGGTGACGCTCGACGTGCCCGCCCGGCCGACGTTCGAGGTGAAGGCCGAGCGAGAGACCGGGTCCGGCGCACCCGAACTCAGCATCGAGTTCGAACTGGAGTGGGACGAGGGCCAGGAGGGTGGCGAGGAGAGCGGCGAGTTCAGCGTCGAGTAA
- a CDS encoding PadR family transcriptional regulator, whose translation MYDLTGFQRDLLYVISGHEKPHGLAIKEELEEYYEKEIHHGRLYPNLDTLVEKALIEKGEQDRRTNFYTMTARGRRELEARREWEAQYVDVDIDA comes from the coding sequence ATGTACGACCTGACCGGATTCCAACGTGACCTGCTGTACGTCATCTCAGGACACGAGAAGCCCCACGGCCTCGCCATCAAGGAGGAACTCGAGGAGTACTACGAGAAGGAGATTCACCACGGTCGACTCTACCCCAACCTCGACACGCTCGTCGAGAAGGCCCTCATCGAGAAGGGCGAACAGGACCGTCGGACGAACTTCTACACGATGACCGCCCGCGGCCGCCGGGAACTTGAAGCACGCCGCGAGTGGGAAGCGCAGTACGTCGACGTCGATATCGACGCCTA